A DNA window from Arachis hypogaea cultivar Tifrunner chromosome 18, arahy.Tifrunner.gnm2.J5K5, whole genome shotgun sequence contains the following coding sequences:
- the LOC112772805 gene encoding fasciclin-like arabinogalactan protein 12 yields MVRIMKFFYSFSLVLILLFSSTTTISAATAPAPAPSSAPTDIIRILKKAGGFTTLIRLLTTTQVSTQMNAQLLNSNNGITLFAPNDNAFQSLKPGFLNSLNDQQKNELIQFHVLPSFVAITNFDTLSNPVRTQAGDDPERMALNITSSGNQVNLTTGIVNATLGGSVYSDHQLAVYQVDKVLLPKDFFLPKRPPPPAPSPEEKPKDSKKKSDADGPASSADASSANKRGVMLLLLTFFLVAVSSL; encoded by the coding sequence ATGGTGAGAATAATGAAATTCTTCTACTCCTTCTCACTTGTTCTGATCTTGTTGTTCTCTTCCACCACCACTATTTCGGCAGCAACGGCACCAGCACCGGCACCGTCGTCCGCGCCCACAGATATCATAAGAATCCTGAAGAAAGCCGGAGGATTCACAACCCTAATCCGTCTTCTGACAACCACACAAGTTTCCACGCAGATGAACGCTCAGCTCTTAAACTCAAACAACGGCATCACACTCTTTGCACCAAACGACAACGCGTTTCAGAGCCTCAAACCAGGGTTCCTCAATTCTCTCAACGATCAACAGAAGAACGAGCTCATCCAGTTCCATGTTCTGCCATCTTTCGTTGCGATCACTAACTTCGACACTCTCAGCAACCCTGTGAGGACGCAAGCCGGTGACGATCCTGAGAGGATGGCACTCAACATAACAAGTTCCGGGAACCAAGTCAACTTGACAACCGGCATTGTTAACGCCACGCTTGGTGGTAGTGTTTATTCTGATCACCAGCTTGCGGTTTATCAGGTTGATAAGGTGCTTCTTCCTAAGGATTTCTTTCTTCCTAAGAGGCCACCGCCGCCGGCACCCTCTCCGGAAGAGAAGCCTAAGGATTCTAAGAAGAAATCTGATGCTGACGGTCCTGCTTCTTCTGCCGATGCTTCTTCTGCGAACAAACGTGGAGTCATGTTGTTGCTGCTAACATTTTTTCTTGTTGCAGTTTCATCATTGTGA